GATTGATATTTCAACAATTCCATTTAATTCCTTATTTAACAGCTCTTGAAAATGTAATGGTTGCTCAATATTATCACAGTATTCCAGATGAACAAGAAGCATTACAAGCACTTGAAAGAGTTGGACTTAAAGATAGAGCAAAACATTTACCTAGTCAGTTATCTGGTGGAGAACAACAAAGGGTTTGTATAGCAAGAGCTTTAATTAATAGTCCTGAAATAATACTTGCTGATGAACCAACAGGAAACCTTGATGAAGTAAATGAAAAAATTGTTATAGAAATACTTAAACAATTACATAAAGAGGGAGCAACCATTGTTGTTGTAACTCATGATCTTGATGTAGGAAATGTGGCTGAAAGAAAAATAATATTAGAATATGGTAAAATTGTAGATGTTGTAGATCAAAAACAATATGGAAAGAAAAAGTAAAATATAATAGAAAAATAGTTCGTTACTAGCCAGATTTTTTAACAGATAAAAATTAAGAATTCGCTGCAAA
This Fusobacterium animalis 7_1 DNA region includes the following protein-coding sequences:
- a CDS encoding ABC transporter ATP-binding protein; this translates as MDNREVLLEVKNVSKIYGDLHALKDVSFTIRKGEWVAIMGSSGSGKSTIMNIIGCMDKPTMGEVILDGQDITKESQTSLTKIRREKIGLIFQQFHLIPYLTALENVMVAQYYHSIPDEQEALQALERVGLKDRAKHLPSQLSGGEQQRVCIARALINSPEIILADEPTGNLDEVNEKIVIEILKQLHKEGATIVVVTHDLDVGNVAERKIILEYGKIVDVVDQKQYGKKK